In Drosophila yakuba strain Tai18E2 chromosome 2R, Prin_Dyak_Tai18E2_2.1, whole genome shotgun sequence, a single genomic region encodes these proteins:
- the LOC6530492 gene encoding uncharacterized protein LOC6530492 has product MCNVLTILVFILLLALTGGSYNVTLLKSILSLISTREPWINTPIFVGHHTQRADFNDLIIWLHQTMGVTSLTVNSFLQPENLRPLGHFKVTRYNAITLFFCHDRQDILWLTLDTNLRKLRRIRLIIILRSQRSGSQRAIKAIFNTLWQYQFLNVLVLHRDQLYSYTPYPTLRFFKLDIHSKPLFPPAARNFQGYVVSTPAENDIPRVFHVYDPSTKRRKVLGYAYRTFVEYLDHYNASLRLTNPDENLDPTTSVNMNRILELITDGQLEISLHPYVFTPPTAAKSYPLLIYPNCLIVPMRNEIPRHMYLLRPFQLYSWYILLFALIYITGILYWISPKLDTNTWAQRLGLNFLDAICKILFISSPTTIYRPTWRHIIIFLQLSVLGFISTSWYNIELDSFFTTIVVGEQVNTMDQLVHQQQKVLVKEYEFNTLLRHVEPRLVDKVSRLLVAVNASEQVSALLSFNRSFAYPFTEERWQFFAMQQQYAFKPIFRFSSACLGSPHIGYPMRADSHLEPSLNYFILMIQETGLLNHWLVSDFNDAMRAGYVRFLDNVLGYQDIDVDTLRLGWSVLGIGWMLSALVFSCEYWHLYLWRVTA; this is encoded by the coding sequence AATGTGACATTGTTGAAATCCATTCTAAGTCTCATCTCTACCAGGGAGCCATGGATAAATACGCCAATTTTTGTCGGACACCATACGCAAAGAGCCGATTTCAACGACTTGATTATTTGGCTCCATCAAACAATGGGAGTTACGAGCTTGACAGTGAATTCATTTCTTCAACCCGAAAATCTAAGACCCCTTGGTCATTTCAAAGTCACTAGATACAATGCCATTACTTTGTTCTTTTGTCATGATAGACAGGATATTTTATGGTTGACTCTGGATACAAATCTACGAAAACTCCGTCGCATTCGTTTGATCATTATTCTGCGTTCTCAAAGAAGTGGTTCGCAGAGGGCTATTAAAGCCATATTCAATACTTTGTGGCAATATCAATTCCTCAATGTTCTTGTCCTGCATAGGGATCAGCTTTATTCCTACACTCCGTATCCGACTTTGCGTTTTTTTAAACTTGATATTCATTCGAAACCGCTATTTCCACCTGCAGCAAGAAATTTCCAAGGATATGTGGTATCCACTCCGGCGGAAAACGATATTCCAAGAGTGTTCCATGTGTATGATCCATCTACGAAGCGCAGAAAGGTGCTGGGATACGCATATCGCACATTTGTGGAATATTTGGATCACTATAATGCCTCGCTTCGTTTGACAAACCCTGATGAAAATCTAGACCCCACAACTAGTGTGAATATGAACCGTATTTTGGAGTTGATAACAGACGGTCAATTGGAAATCTCTTTGCACCCATACGTTTTCACACCTCCAACGGCAGCCAAGAGTTACCCCTTGCTCATATATCCAAACTGCTTGATTGTGCCTATGAGAAATGAGATTCCCAGGCATATGTATCTATTGCGACCATTCCAATTGTACAGCTGGTACATTCTGTTATTCGCACTTATTTACATCACTGGAATTCTCTATTGGATAAGTCCGAAGCTGGATACAAATACATGGGCGCAGCGCTTGGGATTGAATTTTCTAGATGCCATatgcaaaatactttttatcAGCTCGCCGACGACAATTTACAGACCAACATGGCGCCACATCATCATTTTTCTACAACTTTCTGTCCTGGGATTCATCTCCACAAGCTGGTACAACATTGAGTTGGACAGCTTTTTTACAACCATAGTAGTCGGTGAGCAAGTCAATACAATGGATCAGCTTGTGCACCAGCAGCAAAAGGTGCTCGTCAAGGAGTATGAATTCAACACATTGCTGCGCCATGTTGAGCCTCGATTAGTGGATAAAGTATCTCGGCTTTTGGTGGCCGTAAATGCCAGTGAACAGGTGTCCGCTTTGCTGAGTTTTAATCGCAGCTTCGCGTACCCTTTTACAGAGGAACGTTGGCAATTTTTTGCCATGCAACAGCAATATGCCTTCAAGCcaatttttcgcttttcatcCGCTTGCTTGGGATCGCCACATATTGGTTATCCAATGCGCGCTGACAGCCACTTGGAGCCATCTCTCAATTACTTTATATTGATGATTCAGGAAACTGGACTGCTAAATCACTGGCTAGTTTCCGACTTCAACGATGCCATGCGCGCTGGATACGTTAGGTTTCTAGATAATGTCCTGGGCTATCAAGATATCGATGTGGATACTTTGAGACTGGGCTGGAGTGTCTTGGGAATTGGTTGGATGCTGTCTGCTTTGGTTTTCTCTTGTGAATACTGGCACCTTTATCTATGGCGTGTCActgcttaa